From Calditrichota bacterium:
CTACCTCCAGTACCGCATGCTGAGTCGCTTCATCGAGTGGCTAAACGTGCGCCGGGCCGATGCGGTGATTGTCGTCTCTGAGGAGCTACGCTCCTACTTTGCGCGCTATGGTGTGCGTCCGGCGCGCTTACATGTCGTGAGCAACGGGGCGGATCCGGACAAGTTCTCGCCAGGAGTTTCCGGCGGTAGCGTGCGACAGCGCTATGCACTGACCGACGAGCCGGTGGTGGGCTTCATCGGTTCGTTCAGCACCTGGCATGGCATCGAAAACCTCGCTGAACTGATGAGCAGGCTGCATACGAGGGCGCCGGAGGTGAAGTTTCTGCTGGTGGGAACCGGCGGCAGGTGGAAAGCCTGGCTGGAGCGATATGTAGCCGAGCAGGGCCTTGCTGGGGCGGTGATTTTCGCCGGCTACGTGGACTACCAGCACATGGCTGAGTACTTGGCGGCCATGGATGTCGTGGTGGCCCCTTATCCGCATTTGCCTTTTTTCTACTACTCGCCGGTCAAAATCTATGAGTACATGGCTGCCGCCAAGCCGGTGGTGAGCACGGCCATCGGTCAGATTAATCAGGTCCTCGAGGACGGCGTCACCGGTCTTCTCTGCCCGCCCGACGACCTCAGATGCCTGGTGGAGAAGATCGCAGTGCTGGCTGGCAATCCTTTGCTCCGGAGGCGGTTGGGGCAGTCTGCGCGGCGAACGATCTTAGAGCAGCACACGTGGATGCACAAGGCGCAGGCGTGGTCGGCGATCTGCGCGCAGGTGTTGCAAGGAGCACACGGTCGATGAAAGTGCTGATGGTGCACAAATTCTACTTCATCGAGGGAGGCGCAGAGCGCTATCTGTTCAACATCTCCGGCTTGCTGAGCCGGCATGGCGTAGAGGTGATCCCCTTTGCCATGCATCATCCCCGGAACGTGCCTACGCCCTATGCGCGCTACTTTGTCAGCCATTTCGACCCGGACCGCATCTTAGGCCGTATGACGCTCCGCCAGGGGCTACGCAGCGTTGGCAGAGTCATCTACAGCCTCGAGGCACGGCGCAACATCGAGAGGCTCATCGACGACACCTCTCCCGATATCGCGCACGTCCATGGCGTCTACCACCACCTGTCACCTTCGGTCCTTCTTGCCCTGAAGCGCCGCGGCATTCCGGTGGTGTTCACCTTGCACGAGTACAAGATCCTCTGTCCGAGCTACCTTTTCCTGAACCGACGCGGTGAGATCTGTGAGTTGTGCCAGGGCAAAAAGTTCTGGCACCCCATCAAGGAGCGTTGCCTGAAGGGCTCGCTGGCGGCCAGTGCTCTGGTGAGCGTCGAGGCCTATGTGCACCGCTTCCTTCGCACCTATCGGCGGACGGTGGACCTTTACCTCTCGCCGAGCCGCTTCTTGCGGGACAAGATGATTCAATACGGCTTCCCACCGGACAAGGTCATCTGGTTGCCATACACCATCCCGATTGACGAGTACGTCCCGTCCTACCAGTCAGGCAACTACTTCACCTATGTTGGGCGACTTTCCAGAGAAAAGGGTGTCGAGCTCCTGGTGGAAGCCATGGAGGAGCTTCCTGAGGCGGAACTGTATGTGTGCGGAACCGGCAGGTTGGAGGAGTCGCTCAAACGGTTTGTGGCGGCCCGCGGTCTACGCAACGTCCGTTTCCTTGGGCACTTGGCAAGCGAGCAACTCCGGGCGGTAATGCGCGGCAGTATGTTCACCGTGGTGCCTTCGATAGTCTACGACAACTCACCTCTGGCAGTCTACGAATCGTTTGCCCTGGGGAAGCCGGTGGTGGGCGCGCACATCGGCGGCATACCGGAACTCATCGAACCTGGCCAGGACGGGGTGCTCTTCGAGCCCAACAATCGGAAGGACCTGGTCAGGGCGATCCGGGTGCTGGTGGCCGATCGCTCGAGGTTAGAGGCGATGGGGCGCAAGGCGCGCGCCAAGGCGGAGCGCTGGTTCGGGCCAGAGGAACACCTCCGCCGCCTCATGGTCGTGTACCGTCAGGTCGGCGGGGCATGAGGATGAGGGAGCGAGGAGCGTGAACAGGCGAAAGAAACGCCTGCTCCATGTGGTGCACGGCCTAGGGCGGGCAGGCGGCGAGAGAAAACTCTGGGAGCTGCTCAGCCGGCTGGACAAGGACCGCTATGAGATTGCCATCTGTGCCGTGGGCAAATCGGGTCTCATGGAGCAGGAGTTCCGCAACCTCGGCTATCCGCTGTATCTGTTTCCCAGGCGCTGGCGGTATGACCCCACGCTGCCGTTTGCGGTGGCGCGCCTGATGCGTAGCTTTCGCCCAGACCTGGTCCAGACCACGTTGTTCTTTGCGGACATCATCGGGGCAATGGCCAGCTGCCTTGCGCGCCCCAAGGCGCTCGTTTCCTGGGAGGTGATCACCCACCCCCTCAACGTGCGCCGGGAGCTCATGTACTGGGCACTTCGCAATCGGTTCGATATGGTAGTCACCGTCTCGGACTCGATCCACAGGTTTGTCGTAGAGAAGCGGCACCAGGACCCCCGCGCGATAACCACCATTCATTACGGTGTGGACCTCAGGAACTATGCGCCCAGACCGAAGACGGGAACCTTGGCGCGCCACATCGGGGCACCGGGTGCCACCATCTTTGGGACGGTTGCCCATTTCCGCAAGCAGAAGGGGCACCTGTACCTTGTGGAGGCGGTGCCGCGCGTTATTACTGAGCACCCGGAGGCCCACTTCGTGCTGGTGGGCGTGGGGCGCGAAGAGCAGGCAGTGCGAGAGCGCGTAGCCCAGTTGGGGGTGGAGCGCCATGTGCACTTCCTCGGCCTGCGGGAGGACGTGCACGAACTGCTCAATGAGTTTGATGTGTTCGTGCTGCCCTCTCTGTGGGAAGGGTTCCCCAATGTGATTTTGGAAGCGATGGCCTGTGCAAAGCCAGTGGTGGCCACCGCGGTGGAAGGGACGGT
This genomic window contains:
- a CDS encoding glycosyltransferase family 4 protein produces the protein YLQYRMLSRFIEWLNVRRADAVIVVSEELRSYFARYGVRPARLHVVSNGADPDKFSPGVSGGSVRQRYALTDEPVVGFIGSFSTWHGIENLAELMSRLHTRAPEVKFLLVGTGGRWKAWLERYVAEQGLAGAVIFAGYVDYQHMAEYLAAMDVVVAPYPHLPFFYYSPVKIYEYMAAAKPVVSTAIGQINQVLEDGVTGLLCPPDDLRCLVEKIAVLAGNPLLRRRLGQSARRTILEQHTWMHKAQAWSAICAQVLQGAHGR
- a CDS encoding glycosyltransferase family 4 protein, which codes for MKVLMVHKFYFIEGGAERYLFNISGLLSRHGVEVIPFAMHHPRNVPTPYARYFVSHFDPDRILGRMTLRQGLRSVGRVIYSLEARRNIERLIDDTSPDIAHVHGVYHHLSPSVLLALKRRGIPVVFTLHEYKILCPSYLFLNRRGEICELCQGKKFWHPIKERCLKGSLAASALVSVEAYVHRFLRTYRRTVDLYLSPSRFLRDKMIQYGFPPDKVIWLPYTIPIDEYVPSYQSGNYFTYVGRLSREKGVELLVEAMEELPEAELYVCGTGRLEESLKRFVAARGLRNVRFLGHLASEQLRAVMRGSMFTVVPSIVYDNSPLAVYESFALGKPVVGAHIGGIPELIEPGQDGVLFEPNNRKDLVRAIRVLVADRSRLEAMGRKARAKAERWFGPEEHLRRLMVVYRQVGGA
- a CDS encoding glycosyltransferase gives rise to the protein MNRRKKRLLHVVHGLGRAGGERKLWELLSRLDKDRYEIAICAVGKSGLMEQEFRNLGYPLYLFPRRWRYDPTLPFAVARLMRSFRPDLVQTTLFFADIIGAMASCLARPKALVSWEVITHPLNVRRELMYWALRNRFDMVVTVSDSIHRFVVEKRHQDPRAITTIHYGVDLRNYAPRPKTGTLARHIGAPGATIFGTVAHFRKQKGHLYLVEAVPRVITEHPEAHFVLVGVGREEQAVRERVAQLGVERHVHFLGLREDVHELLNEFDVFVLPSLWEGFPNVILEAMACAKPVVATAVEGTVELVVHGQTGLLAQPADAQSLASALLTMLAQRELMARFGQAGRRRVEENFTVEHQVAAFERLYDALIDGRIEQVRTGAQSALGSTKTAHSHLCGA